The Vicia villosa cultivar HV-30 ecotype Madison, WI linkage group LG1, Vvil1.0, whole genome shotgun sequence genome includes a region encoding these proteins:
- the LOC131600520 gene encoding uncharacterized protein LOC131600520 isoform X2, with product MDNRTRLRVQNKKPIKRSGKKPLVKKFLDYLKSDTFLYAPLISPQPCGFPSTNDFKVVELKKPVKKRHWFKEYIKSQGYMYDTVLELPLSPQESLKDGKVITKYVSAGSSPTNANKQQDNGLGNMNRRSENHLSPTCLSDRLTRLQKENAKHNVYQTCRTTSASGNVTLNSQLRAHT from the exons ATGGATAACAGAACACGATTAAGAGTTCAAAACAAGAAGCCAATCAAGCGCAGCGGAAAGAAACCGTTGGTGAAAAAGTTTCTGGATTATCTTAAGTCTGATACTTTTTTGTATGCTCCTCTTATCTCTCCTCAGCCTTGTGGTTTTCCATCAACCAATGACTTCAAAG TGGTGGAGCTGAAAAAGCCTGTGAAAAAGAGGCACTGGTTTAAGGAGTATATAAAATCTCAGGGTTATATGTATGATACTGTTCTTGAGCTTCCTCTTTCACCTCAAG AATCTCTGAAGGATGGTAAAGTGATAACGAAGTATGTTTCAGCTGGAAGTTCACCGACGAATGCCAACAAACAACAAGATAATGGCTTAGGAAATATGAACCGAAGGTCTGAAAACCATCTTTCTCCAACCTGCCTCTCCGATCGACTTACTCGGCTACAAAAGGAAAATGCGAAACACAATGTGTACCAAACTTGTCGCACAACTTCTGCTTCAG GAAATGTGACCCTAAACTCACAGTTGAGAGCTCATACTTGA
- the LOC131600520 gene encoding uncharacterized protein LOC131600520 isoform X1 yields MDNRTRLRVQNKKPIKRSGKKPLVKKFLDYLKSDTFLYAPLISPQPCGFPSTNDFKVVELKKPVKKRHWFKEYIKSQGYMYDTVLELPLSPQESLKDGKVITKYVSAGSSPTNANKQQDNGLGNMNRRSENHLSPTCLSDRLTRLQKENAKHNVYQTCRTTSASAGNVTLNSQLRAHT; encoded by the exons ATGGATAACAGAACACGATTAAGAGTTCAAAACAAGAAGCCAATCAAGCGCAGCGGAAAGAAACCGTTGGTGAAAAAGTTTCTGGATTATCTTAAGTCTGATACTTTTTTGTATGCTCCTCTTATCTCTCCTCAGCCTTGTGGTTTTCCATCAACCAATGACTTCAAAG TGGTGGAGCTGAAAAAGCCTGTGAAAAAGAGGCACTGGTTTAAGGAGTATATAAAATCTCAGGGTTATATGTATGATACTGTTCTTGAGCTTCCTCTTTCACCTCAAG AATCTCTGAAGGATGGTAAAGTGATAACGAAGTATGTTTCAGCTGGAAGTTCACCGACGAATGCCAACAAACAACAAGATAATGGCTTAGGAAATATGAACCGAAGGTCTGAAAACCATCTTTCTCCAACCTGCCTCTCCGATCGACTTACTCGGCTACAAAAGGAAAATGCGAAACACAATGTGTACCAAACTTGTCGCACAACTTCTGCTTCAG CAGGAAATGTGACCCTAAACTCACAGTTGAGAGCTCATACTTGA